A region from the Poecilia reticulata strain Guanapo linkage group LG12, Guppy_female_1.0+MT, whole genome shotgun sequence genome encodes:
- the rasgrf2a gene encoding ras-specific guanine nucleotide-releasing factor 2 isoform X5 gives MQKSVRYNEGHALYLSVVARKEGSKRGYLSKKTTENSRWTEKYFALYQNVLFYFENDQSARPSGIYLLEGCTCERAPAPKVSAISKEPVEKQQHYFLVIFGHEGQKPLELRSEDESDCNEWVECIQQASYSDIMIEREILMQKYIHLVQILETEKIAANQLRTQLEDQDTEIERLKAEIVLLNKAKERMLPFQSNQEEEDPDIKKIKKVQSFMRGWLCRRKWKIIVQDYICSPHAESMRKRNQIVFNMVESETEYVHQLSILVNCFLRPLRMAASSKKPPISHDDVSSIFLNSETIMFLHEIFHQGLKARIANWPTLVLADLFDILLPMLNIYQEFVRNHQYSLQVLANCKQNRDFDKLLKQYESNAGCEGRMLETFLTYPMFQIPRYIITLHELLAHTPHEHVERKSLEFAKSKLEELSKMMHDEVSDTENIRKNLAIERMIVEGCDILLDTSQTFVRQGSLIQLPSSSERGMLSKVRLGSLSLRKEGERQCFLFTKHFLICTRTSGGKLHLLKQGGTLSLIECTLIEELDASDEDYNAAGQGFSHLEFKIVVEPPDGQSFSVVLLAPSRQEKAAWTSDISQCIDNIRCNGLMTSVFEENSKVSVPHMIKSDARLHKDDVDICFSKTLNSCKVPQIRYASVERLLERLTDLRFLSIDFLNTFLHTYRIFTTATVVIDKLADIYKKPFTSIPVRSLELFFATNQGSWGSDPLNNKSPRLCRKFSSPPPISIPSRTSSPVHCRKLSLSSPVGVKVGALDLSTTPPLSAANSPTSSHSPSISSPPPGSNRLPFGFSSPPPTATRSPSLPQASGVSSPPPASTRAPLDLSRGPSSPELSPAAGDDVSGELPRIDAFCGKLRRSIRRAVLESVSLDKFIPESPSSTEPGDLSPCRSPSTPRHLRYRQSGVTAGESSRCTMSPASAFAIATAAAGHSSSQGFSNSEKTCDKEFIIRRAATNRVLNVLRHWVSKHSQDFDLNSELKTGVISLLEEVLRDPDLLPQERKAATNILSAISQDEPDDTQLRIEDILQMVSKSCPLLHFIVAESPKVECFESLSAMEMAEQITLLDHIVFRSIPYEEFLGQGWMKVDKTERTPYIMKTSQHFNDMSNLVASQIMAHSDVGSRAGSIEKWLAVADICRCLNNYNGVLEITSALNRSAIYRLKKTWAKVCKQTKALMDRLQKIVSSEGRFKNLRETLKNCNPPCVPYLGMYLTDLAFIEEGTPNFTEDGLVNFSKMRMISHIIREIRQFQQAPYRIEHQSKVTQFLLDKTVVMDEDTLYELSLKIEPRVPPG, from the exons CACTACTTCCTGGTCATTTTTGGTCATGAAGGTCAGAAACCTCTGGAGCTGCGGTCAGAGGACGAGTCGGACTGCAACGAGTGGGTGGAGTGCATCCAGCAGGCCAG CTACTCTGACATCATGATCGAGCGCGAGATCCTGATGCAGAAGTACATCCACCTGGTCCAGATCCTGGAGACGGAGAAGattgcagccaatcagctgcgCACTCAGCTGGAGGATCAGGACACGGAGATCGAGCGGCTCAAGGCCGAG ATTGTGTTGTTGAACAAAGCCAAGGAGAGGATGCTGCCATTCCAGAGCAACCAAGAAGAGGAGGACCCGGACatcaaaaagattaaaaag GTGCAAAGCTTCATGCGTGGCTGGTTGTGCCGGAGGAAGTGGAAGATCATCGTCCAGGACTACATCTGCTCGCCTCACGCAGAGAGCATGAGGAAGAGGAACCAGATCGTGTTCAACATGGTGGAGTCAGAGACGGAGTACGTCCACCAGCTCTCCATTCTGGTCAACTGCTTTCTCAGGCCGCTGCGCATGGCCGCCAGCTCCAAGAAGCCTCCCATAAGCCATGATGACGTCAGCAGCATCTTCCTCAACAG TGAGACCATCATGTTTCTGCACGAGATCTTCCACCAGGGCCTGAAGGCTCGCATCGCCAACTGGCCGACGTTGGTTCTGG CTGACCTGTTCGACATCCTGCTGCCCATGCTCAACATTTACCAGGAGTTTGTGCGGAACCACCAGTACAGCCTGCAGGTTCTGGCCAACTGCAAGCAGAACCGAGACTTTGACAAGCTGCTCAAACAGTACGAATCCAACGCCGGCTGTGAGGGCCGCATGCTGGAAACCTTCCTCACTTACCCCATGTTCCAG aTTCCTCGATACATCATCACCCTCCATGAGCTGCTGGCGCACACACCTCATGAGCATGTGGAGCGCAAGAGCCTGGAGTTCGCCAAATCCAAACTGGAAGAGTTGTCAAA AATGATGCATGACGAGGTGAGCGACACGGAGAACATCAGGAAAAATCTGGCCATTGAAAGGATGATCGTTGAAGGCTGCGACATTTTGTTAGACACCAGCCAGACCTTCGTCAGACAAG GTTCTCTCATCCAGCTGCCGTCCAGCAGTGAACGGGGCATGCTCAGTAAGGTGCGTCTGGGTTCGCTCTCactgaggaaggaaggagagcGGCAGTGTTTCCTGTTCACCAAGCACTTCCTCATCTGTACACGGACCTCTGGAGGGAAGCTGCACCTGCTGAAG CAGGGAGGAACTCTGTCTCTGATTGAGTGCACTCTGATTGAGGAACTAGATGCCAGTGATGAAGACT ACAATGCTGCAGGTCAAGGCTTCAGTCACCTGGAGTTTAAAATTGTGGTGGAGCCCCCTGATGGTCAGAGCTTCTCCGTTGTTCTCCTGGCTCCTTCCCGCCAGGAGAAAGCTGCCTGGACCAGCGACATCAGCCAG tGCATCGATAACATCCGCTGTAACGGCCTGATGACCAGCGTGTTTGAGGAGAACTCTAAAGTTTCTGTGCCCCACATGATCAA gTCCGACGCCAGGCTGCATAAAGACGACGTCGACATTTGCTTCAGCAAGACACTCAACTCCTGCAAAGTCCCTCAGATCAGATACGCCAGTGTGGAGCGGCTGCTGGAACGCCTCACTGACCTGCGCTTCCTCTCCATCGATTTTCTCAACACCTTCCTCCACACGTACCGGATCTTCACCACGGCCACCGTGGTCATCGACAAACTGGCCGACATCTATAAGAAACCCTTCACCTCCATTCCTGTGAG GTCTCTGGAGCTTTTCTTCGCCACCAACCAGGGCTCCTGGGGATCCGACCCGCTGAACAACAAATCCCCCAGACTCTGCCGCAAGTTCTCCTCCCCGCCTCCCATCTCCATCCCGTCCCGCACCTCCTCCCCAGTGCACTGCCGCAAGCTGTCCCTGAGCTCGCCGGTGGGCGTGAAGGTCGGGGCGTTGGACCTGTCCACCACCCCGCCGCTGTCCGCGGCCAACTCCCCCACCTCTAGCCACAGCCCCTCCATCTCCTCTCCTCCACCCGGCTCCAACCGGCTGCCGTTCGGCTTCTCGTCACCCCCGCCCACCGCCACGCGTTCCCCCAGTCTCCCGCAGGCCTCCGGGGTGTCTTCGCCGCCTCCCGCCTCCACCAGGGCCCCGCTGGACCTCAGCCGGGGCCCCAGCTCCCCAGAGCTGAGTCCGGCCGCGGGGGACGACGTCAGTGGAGAGCTGCCACGCATCGACGCCTTCTGTGGGAAGCTGAGGCGCAGCATCCGCAGAG CTGTTCTGGAGTCAGTATCCCTGGACAAGTTCATTCCTGAGTCACCATCCAGCACCGAGCCGGGGGACCTGTCCCCCTGCCGCTCCCCATCCACACCCAGACACCTCCGCTACAGACAGTCTGGAG TAACAGCCGGGGAGAGCTCTCGCTGCACCATGTCACCAGCGTCGGCGTTCGCCATCGCCACGGCGGCCGCAGGGCACAGCAGCTCGCAGG GTTTTAGTAACTCTGAGAAAACATGTGATAAGGAATTCATCATCCGCAGAGCTGCTACCAACAGAGTCCTCAATGTGCTGCGGCACTGGGTCTCTAAACACTCCCAG GACTTTGACCTGAACAGCGAGCTGAAGACAGGAGTGATCAGTCTGCTGGAGGAGGTGCTGCGAGACCCAGATCTTCTGCCCcaagagagaaaagcagcaacCAACATTTTAAG TGCCATTTCTCAGGACGAACCAGACGACACTCAGCTGAGGATAGAAGACATCCTACAGATGGTCAGT aaaagctgccCTCTTCTGCATTTCATTGTG GCGGAGAGTCCTAAAGTCGAGTGTTTTGAGTCCCTTTCAGCCATGGAGATGGCGGAGCAGATCACGCTGCTGGATCACATCGTTTTCAGGAGCATTCCCTATGA GGAGTTTTTGGGTCAGGGCTGGATGAAGGTGGACAAGACTGAAAGGACTCCatacatcatgaagaccagcCAGCACTTTAATGAT ATGAGCAACCTGGTGGCGTCTCAGATCATGGCCCACAGCGACGTGGGCTCTCGGGCTGGCTCCATAGAGAAGTGGCTGGCCGTGGCCGACATCTGTCGCTGCCTCAACAACTACAACGGCGTGCTGGAGATCACCTCTGCTCTCAACCGCAGCGCCATCTACAGGCTGAAGAAAACCTGGGCTAAAGTTTGCAAACAG acaaaGGCGCTGATGGACCGGCTTCAGAAGATCGTATCATCAGAGGGGAGGTTCAAAAATCTCAGAGAGACGCTGAAAAA CTGCAACCCTCCGTGTGTGCCGTACCTGGGCATGTACCTGACTGACCTGGCCTTCATCGAGGAGGGAACGCCCAACTTCACTGAGGACGGGCTGGTTAACTTCTCCAAGATGAGAATG ATCTCTCATATCATCCGGGAAATTCGTCAGTTCCAGCAGGCTCCTTACAGGATAGAGCACCAATCCAAG GTAACTCAGTTCCTGCTGGATAAGACCGTAGTAATGGATGAAGATACTCTGTATGAGCTCTCACTGAAGATCGAACCTCGAGTCCCTCCAGGTTAA
- the rasgrf2a gene encoding ras-specific guanine nucleotide-releasing factor 2 isoform X4 produces MQKSVRYNEGHALYLSVVARKEGSKRGYLSKKTTENSRWTEKYFALYQNVLFYFENDQSARPSGIYLLEGCTCERAPAPKVSAISKEPVEKQQHYFLVIFGHEGQKPLELRSEDESDCNEWVECIQQASYSDIMIEREILMQKYIHLVQILETEKIAANQLRTQLEDQDTEIERLKAEIVLLNKAKERMLPFQSNQEEEDPDIKKIKKVQSFMRGWLCRRKWKIIVQDYICSPHAESMRKRNQIVFNMVESETEYVHQLSILVNCFLRPLRMAASSKKPPISHDDVSSIFLNSETIMFLHEIFHQGLKARIANWPTLVLADLFDILLPMLNIYQEFVRNHQYSLQVLANCKQNRDFDKLLKQYESNAGCEGRMLETFLTYPMFQIPRYIITLHELLAHTPHEHVERKSLEFAKSKLEELSKMMHDEVSDTENIRKNLAIERMIVEGCDILLDTSQTFVRQGSLIQLPSSSERGMLSKVRLGSLSLRKEGERQCFLFTKHFLICTRTSGGKLHLLKQGGTLSLIECTLIEELDASDEDYNAAGQGFSHLEFKIVVEPPDGQSFSVVLLAPSRQEKAAWTSDISQCIDNIRCNGLMTSVFEENSKVSVPHMIKSDARLHKDDVDICFSKTLNSCKVPQIRYASVERLLERLTDLRFLSIDFLNTFLHTYRIFTTATVVIDKLADIYKKPFTSIPVRIEQHSYDRLSIMSLCPDYSLKITQLALDQSKSLELFFATNQGSWGSDPLNNKSPRLCRKFSSPPPISIPSRTSSPVHCRKLSLSSPVGVKVGALDLSTTPPLSAANSPTSSHSPSISSPPPGSNRLPFGFSSPPPTATRSPSLPQASGVSSPPPASTRAPLDLSRGPSSPELSPAAGDDVSGELPRIDAFCGKLRRSIRRAVLESVSLDKFIPESPSSTEPGDLSPCRSPSTPRHLRYRQSGGFSNSEKTCDKEFIIRRAATNRVLNVLRHWVSKHSQDFDLNSELKTGVISLLEEVLRDPDLLPQERKAATNILSAISQDEPDDTQLRIEDILQMVSKSCPLLHFIVAESPKVECFESLSAMEMAEQITLLDHIVFRSIPYEEFLGQGWMKVDKTERTPYIMKTSQHFNDMSNLVASQIMAHSDVGSRAGSIEKWLAVADICRCLNNYNGVLEITSALNRSAIYRLKKTWAKVCKQTKALMDRLQKIVSSEGRFKNLRETLKNCNPPCVPYLGMYLTDLAFIEEGTPNFTEDGLVNFSKMRMISHIIREIRQFQQAPYRIEHQSKVTQFLLDKTVVMDEDTLYELSLKIEPRVPPG; encoded by the exons CACTACTTCCTGGTCATTTTTGGTCATGAAGGTCAGAAACCTCTGGAGCTGCGGTCAGAGGACGAGTCGGACTGCAACGAGTGGGTGGAGTGCATCCAGCAGGCCAG CTACTCTGACATCATGATCGAGCGCGAGATCCTGATGCAGAAGTACATCCACCTGGTCCAGATCCTGGAGACGGAGAAGattgcagccaatcagctgcgCACTCAGCTGGAGGATCAGGACACGGAGATCGAGCGGCTCAAGGCCGAG ATTGTGTTGTTGAACAAAGCCAAGGAGAGGATGCTGCCATTCCAGAGCAACCAAGAAGAGGAGGACCCGGACatcaaaaagattaaaaag GTGCAAAGCTTCATGCGTGGCTGGTTGTGCCGGAGGAAGTGGAAGATCATCGTCCAGGACTACATCTGCTCGCCTCACGCAGAGAGCATGAGGAAGAGGAACCAGATCGTGTTCAACATGGTGGAGTCAGAGACGGAGTACGTCCACCAGCTCTCCATTCTGGTCAACTGCTTTCTCAGGCCGCTGCGCATGGCCGCCAGCTCCAAGAAGCCTCCCATAAGCCATGATGACGTCAGCAGCATCTTCCTCAACAG TGAGACCATCATGTTTCTGCACGAGATCTTCCACCAGGGCCTGAAGGCTCGCATCGCCAACTGGCCGACGTTGGTTCTGG CTGACCTGTTCGACATCCTGCTGCCCATGCTCAACATTTACCAGGAGTTTGTGCGGAACCACCAGTACAGCCTGCAGGTTCTGGCCAACTGCAAGCAGAACCGAGACTTTGACAAGCTGCTCAAACAGTACGAATCCAACGCCGGCTGTGAGGGCCGCATGCTGGAAACCTTCCTCACTTACCCCATGTTCCAG aTTCCTCGATACATCATCACCCTCCATGAGCTGCTGGCGCACACACCTCATGAGCATGTGGAGCGCAAGAGCCTGGAGTTCGCCAAATCCAAACTGGAAGAGTTGTCAAA AATGATGCATGACGAGGTGAGCGACACGGAGAACATCAGGAAAAATCTGGCCATTGAAAGGATGATCGTTGAAGGCTGCGACATTTTGTTAGACACCAGCCAGACCTTCGTCAGACAAG GTTCTCTCATCCAGCTGCCGTCCAGCAGTGAACGGGGCATGCTCAGTAAGGTGCGTCTGGGTTCGCTCTCactgaggaaggaaggagagcGGCAGTGTTTCCTGTTCACCAAGCACTTCCTCATCTGTACACGGACCTCTGGAGGGAAGCTGCACCTGCTGAAG CAGGGAGGAACTCTGTCTCTGATTGAGTGCACTCTGATTGAGGAACTAGATGCCAGTGATGAAGACT ACAATGCTGCAGGTCAAGGCTTCAGTCACCTGGAGTTTAAAATTGTGGTGGAGCCCCCTGATGGTCAGAGCTTCTCCGTTGTTCTCCTGGCTCCTTCCCGCCAGGAGAAAGCTGCCTGGACCAGCGACATCAGCCAG tGCATCGATAACATCCGCTGTAACGGCCTGATGACCAGCGTGTTTGAGGAGAACTCTAAAGTTTCTGTGCCCCACATGATCAA gTCCGACGCCAGGCTGCATAAAGACGACGTCGACATTTGCTTCAGCAAGACACTCAACTCCTGCAAAGTCCCTCAGATCAGATACGCCAGTGTGGAGCGGCTGCTGGAACGCCTCACTGACCTGCGCTTCCTCTCCATCGATTTTCTCAACACCTTCCTCCACACGTACCGGATCTTCACCACGGCCACCGTGGTCATCGACAAACTGGCCGACATCTATAAGAAACCCTTCACCTCCATTCCTGTGAG GATCGAGCAGCACTCATACGACCGTCTGTCCATCATGTCTCTCTGTCCCGACTACAGTCTCAAGATCACACAGCTGGCTTTGGACCAGTCCAA GTCTCTGGAGCTTTTCTTCGCCACCAACCAGGGCTCCTGGGGATCCGACCCGCTGAACAACAAATCCCCCAGACTCTGCCGCAAGTTCTCCTCCCCGCCTCCCATCTCCATCCCGTCCCGCACCTCCTCCCCAGTGCACTGCCGCAAGCTGTCCCTGAGCTCGCCGGTGGGCGTGAAGGTCGGGGCGTTGGACCTGTCCACCACCCCGCCGCTGTCCGCGGCCAACTCCCCCACCTCTAGCCACAGCCCCTCCATCTCCTCTCCTCCACCCGGCTCCAACCGGCTGCCGTTCGGCTTCTCGTCACCCCCGCCCACCGCCACGCGTTCCCCCAGTCTCCCGCAGGCCTCCGGGGTGTCTTCGCCGCCTCCCGCCTCCACCAGGGCCCCGCTGGACCTCAGCCGGGGCCCCAGCTCCCCAGAGCTGAGTCCGGCCGCGGGGGACGACGTCAGTGGAGAGCTGCCACGCATCGACGCCTTCTGTGGGAAGCTGAGGCGCAGCATCCGCAGAG CTGTTCTGGAGTCAGTATCCCTGGACAAGTTCATTCCTGAGTCACCATCCAGCACCGAGCCGGGGGACCTGTCCCCCTGCCGCTCCCCATCCACACCCAGACACCTCCGCTACAGACAGTCTGGAG GTTTTAGTAACTCTGAGAAAACATGTGATAAGGAATTCATCATCCGCAGAGCTGCTACCAACAGAGTCCTCAATGTGCTGCGGCACTGGGTCTCTAAACACTCCCAG GACTTTGACCTGAACAGCGAGCTGAAGACAGGAGTGATCAGTCTGCTGGAGGAGGTGCTGCGAGACCCAGATCTTCTGCCCcaagagagaaaagcagcaacCAACATTTTAAG TGCCATTTCTCAGGACGAACCAGACGACACTCAGCTGAGGATAGAAGACATCCTACAGATGGTCAGT aaaagctgccCTCTTCTGCATTTCATTGTG GCGGAGAGTCCTAAAGTCGAGTGTTTTGAGTCCCTTTCAGCCATGGAGATGGCGGAGCAGATCACGCTGCTGGATCACATCGTTTTCAGGAGCATTCCCTATGA GGAGTTTTTGGGTCAGGGCTGGATGAAGGTGGACAAGACTGAAAGGACTCCatacatcatgaagaccagcCAGCACTTTAATGAT ATGAGCAACCTGGTGGCGTCTCAGATCATGGCCCACAGCGACGTGGGCTCTCGGGCTGGCTCCATAGAGAAGTGGCTGGCCGTGGCCGACATCTGTCGCTGCCTCAACAACTACAACGGCGTGCTGGAGATCACCTCTGCTCTCAACCGCAGCGCCATCTACAGGCTGAAGAAAACCTGGGCTAAAGTTTGCAAACAG acaaaGGCGCTGATGGACCGGCTTCAGAAGATCGTATCATCAGAGGGGAGGTTCAAAAATCTCAGAGAGACGCTGAAAAA CTGCAACCCTCCGTGTGTGCCGTACCTGGGCATGTACCTGACTGACCTGGCCTTCATCGAGGAGGGAACGCCCAACTTCACTGAGGACGGGCTGGTTAACTTCTCCAAGATGAGAATG ATCTCTCATATCATCCGGGAAATTCGTCAGTTCCAGCAGGCTCCTTACAGGATAGAGCACCAATCCAAG GTAACTCAGTTCCTGCTGGATAAGACCGTAGTAATGGATGAAGATACTCTGTATGAGCTCTCACTGAAGATCGAACCTCGAGTCCCTCCAGGTTAA